The DNA region ctcgagtttatcattttttccccacctcaaaaagtgcccagcgccgctaaagaagttttcatttcaaaattaaaatacataaataaaataatgtttctgGGCGTTAACTCATAAAAAGGTTGTAAATTGAAGCTTCGTGAACGAAGACTGTTGCTTGAGGAACGGCAGCCAGCAGCCACCCTGGAGTTTTTTTTGTCACCTTTGGCTCTCTTTAGAGCAAAGTTCGATATTTATGCGAGTGCAAATTCATACATCTGAAAAACCTttagagtttgtgcggaaataaaaagagtcgtggaatataatAGGAATATATGGGAACTAATACATTCTATGACTctcctctttccgcacagactctagtgtAAATAGTGTAACATTGCGTGACAAAAATATAAGGCGCAACTaattgaccgtagttctgtagaaagcgaccaactttttatttttgtcaaagagacttacaccctaactcagtagcattggtcgctttctgcattgataaaaaaattgagttggtcgttttctgcataactatggTCAATTATAGGTGATTATTACCAGCTGACGGACGCATAACTCGCAAAACCCTCTACTTTGTTGTTCGCTGACTTTTGTTTCTCTTAGAAATTAATTCTTATCTGTGATTTCACAAATTTTTCTACTACAAGTACTATGTATAAgttaaaaagtcacaaaaaatTAATTCAGCAGACCTTTCAAGATTTTAACGATCCGCTCTATAAGAAAGTATTTTGAGCTtgcgtttttttaaataaagattttaattcTCTTTTCAGACCCGGGCCCATAGTTAGGCTTGATAAATAATTTCTAATAATAAATGATCTGATCACTCGCAACCATTAACTAATTGCGTTTTGACCCTTGACACTCATAATGCATCTTAAGTAGGTactacatacaatacaatacaatactctttattgcacacctcacatacaataaatgtttacaataaatgtacaataatataaacaaagacaatagaggtaacaacaggcggtcttatcgcttaagagcgatctatccagacaacctttgggtatcggAGACATAAGAATTAGAATATACGGTAGGTGGCGCAAAGAAAAAACATGAAAAGTCGAATTGAATATAACCAAACAACACAGAACATTAttatagataaacatactacATACATAGGTTCATACCTAAGTTAAAATTTCACATCAAGCTTTATAGAACTCTAAAAATGCTTATTGAGTAACTAAATTTCCTGTCTCTATTAGAATAGTCGACTGTCTATCATAGTCAACAGGTGATTGCTACGCGCACGAAACACTTATGCACGTGACACTTAGTCGATAATCGGGCCCCCTTTACGACCCGGACTCCAACGCAGAAGCGTCCGGGCCAAAGGAGACGAACCACGTCTCCATATAAACGTGTTATTATGAAACGTTTGTTATTGTTATACTTCGTGTTCATTTGTATTGCACATGTACATAGTAAAGGTGGCGGACGAGGTGGTGGCGGTCGCGGACGTGGAGGAGGCGGTATATTTGGCAGCATTTGGGGAAAAAGCTCTTCCCGACACACTTATCCAGCGTCTACCGGATACTCTGGGTTTGGTTCAGGAGGCTCGCATGGTTACCCTTCTTCAAACGGACTCTCCGGACTAATCAAGCAACCCGGTTTTAAATATGGACAAAGATACGGATCGTACAGGTTTTCTGTACCGAGAGTGCCCTCCTATTACACGGTGCCGCAGTACGTGTACGTGAATCAATACAGACAGTCAAGTAGCCGATTTAACAATCTCCTGATTGGCTTAACAATGTATAATATGGGCCGCTCACACGTCAGTTATCACCACTACTATCACGACAGCTACTATAGACGCAGTAGTTCCTCGGCTTCAAGCAACGCGGATCAAGCTGCTACTTCAACTTCAGCCGAAGAAAAGGCTAGTGAAGATAAAGATGAGGCGACTTGTCTTATGAGAGTTACAGAGGACGAAAAAGAGGAAGTGTTAAAGATTCCTTGTGCTATAGTGACAACATTTGCAGACGGCAATCGTAAATTACCTTATGCAAGTAACACGACGACAACTGTGTGTGTTAATTCATCAGTGGCTAATTTAACTTCATTAGACTCTGTTGAATATGATAGTAATGTAAACACGTCTGAATCCAATACAGAGTCGCCAAAAATCAGTATGGTTTGTAAATCTACTATAGAATCGATTGATCCTTTGTCAGTGACAGGTTCACCGTTGGACGCGAATGTTATGAACTGTACGGTTGAGATCTGGACTCGTCAAGAAGTGATTAGCAACGAAGTCGATTGTGAAGTTCTGTTGAAGTATGCGAAGATGCCGGTGCCTCAAAATAAGGATGCTATTATTATGCCCCCTAGATCTGAACTAAAAGAAATGTTGGAACACCCGCCCTGGTGGTTGTCCCTGTTCTTGGCTGTATGATTACATTGAATGCATGTATATAATCGTAATTTTAGGTTCACTGAATAAtagtaaaaatacattaaattttatatacttacagttgttttttttacacgtaattgtatttaaatgtataccTTCTTAAGGTATCAATTGAATGATCAATCAATCGAACTGTAATTTGTATTAACTGTGTGAATATACCTACAGAAAGGATTCGCCATAGGGAATGTCGGAGCTATTATTGACGAACAGCTCAGCTGAGGGGTTGACTCTTCAAGAAAACTCCTGCTTCACGTCAACTTATTTTAATTTGCTTTATACAAGGTTTAGGTTTCGAGTATGTACATATGAGACGGTAGTCGAGAGCTGTGTGTGGTATGCGCGGGTGAGTGCTCGCCGCGGTCGTGACATCATCATGCTCCGCAGCCCTCACCCCTCCGGGACTCCCGAGTGAGCCGGAGTAGCGCCGGGACGACGGGGGAGAACTCGTGCATACTAGTCACTAATCCCTTGTGATAGAGTACACGCGGCGGtatgccgcggcatcccccggcCTGCGCCGAAGTGCTCCGTGGTGCGCCGACCGAGAGCGCCGGACTGTGCGCCCTGTGCGGGCGCTCGCGGTATCGCGGGGGATTTTACCTCGCCGGTGTGCGCTGCGCGGCGTAAATGGTCCTCGGTGATCTGCGCtacgctccgccggtttgcgctggccttaaggcacagtatgtataagttactctatggtttactataggcgctagtgctgcactctgacGGCAGAACATtacagtaatatcccctattagtAACACCTTGAATGCTAATAACCAAATAATCAAGATACTGtttataaaatgataataataacACATAAagtcttttcttttaatttacctGATAGAatcattaagtaggtacctcctTTTGCACACAAGCTGTTTCTTAAGAACTGTTATTTTGATTTACAATCTGTGTATGATTCAATCAGGTGGTTTGAATaggtaataattactaataatcgTTAAATCACGCCTAGAGCCACGCCTAATCTAGGTTTGGTTCGTTTGAGGCCACGCAAGTAAAATAAATTCTCCCCAATCCCCCTACCCCCCATTTACCCCGCCATTAAAGTCCATGATTTATTATAATGTTGCGTTTTTTGCATCTCTTTCCTTGATATGTCAAACGACAGCGACGCAATAATGTGGTATGTTATTTTTTCTACGAATATAAATTATCTCCTCTGTCCAAAGATTAGTATAGAATGGAAGTGATCCTTCTTTAGCGATATTACCGCTTATTGTGTATCTCAATAATGTTTTGGCgtgtatgtaataaaatattgcaggtacCTATCTATCGATAAGTTCGCCCTTGTACTACATTTATGTTCTATCTGATGGACCTTTATTCCTCTCTTTCGTAcaataaattgtttatatacttacatacttattgttttataaGAATAAGGTGAAGGGAGAGCGGAGCGCCTTTGCTTATAAGACGAAAAAAACctgtttttatttgtaaaaaagccgtaggtacatacataagtaTCCAAAGACCAGAGCCTTTTTTATACCTGCTTCGGACCtggaggccgatttttgaaattcgaccactcgatttcgtgtattttgttaaataatatctccaccactaggcatttaaattctactaatagaattgaaatcgagtggtcaataccaatagattccaaatttagaTCGCTCGGATTTCTAAAATCAGCATTTCGTCGTTTTCCacagattttcgagtgacgaaatcgagcgaccgaaattcaaaaatcggccccctgtacaCTTTAGTATATTTACGCGTACTTTTGTGTTCGATTATGTAGgttttataatgtttatatTTGGGAAATCCCATCTACGCATGCAGCCTTGAAAACAGGAAAGCCCGCATTGCATTTTGGGATTCCAGTGAGTCCACCATTCCATACTTCAAACTAAAAACGCTTCTAAAcggaataaattataattcaaaattgAACACGCACAGATAAGAAATGATACGTGTGTGTAAGCGAGATGGAATGAAACGCACGGTCTCGTTCCCAGAATAGCTAGCCATGCTGTACGTAAACAAGTTAGTGATAATAACAAACCCGGGCAAGTGGCTGGACGCGCGCACGcgcattatatttatttacttttaattggAACAGTACATACTTTTTAATTGGGACAATTTAGCGGTCAATCATGGCCAACAGAATATTCTTGTTGTGCCTAGTGCTCTCTATATCATTCGCGTGTTATTTTGAGAGTGTTGCGGGCACGCCCGGAAGAGGAGGAGGATCCAGCAGAGGAGGTGGTAGCAGAGGAGGAGGCTCCTCAAGTTGGGGGAGAGGAGGGTCGTCTTCAAGTTCCGGGT from Cydia fagiglandana chromosome 6, ilCydFagi1.1, whole genome shotgun sequence includes:
- the LOC134665322 gene encoding uncharacterized protein LOC134665322, whose protein sequence is MKRLLLLYFVFICIAHVHSKGGGRGGGGRGRGGGGIFGSIWGKSSSRHTYPASTGYSGFGSGGSHGYPSSNGLSGLIKQPGFKYGQRYGSYRFSVPRVPSYYTVPQYVYVNQYRQSSSRFNNLLIGLTMYNMGRSHVSYHHYYHDSYYRRSSSSASSNADQAATSTSAEEKASEDKDEATCLMRVTEDEKEEVLKIPCAIVTTFADGNRKLPYASNTTTTVCVNSSVANLTSLDSVEYDSNVNTSESNTESPKISMVCKSTIESIDPLSVTGSPLDANVMNCTVEIWTRQEVISNEVDCEVLLKYAKMPVPQNKDAIIMPPRSELKEMLEHPPWWLSLFLAV